One part of the Streptomyces lydicus genome encodes these proteins:
- a CDS encoding bifunctional metallophosphatase/5'-nucleotidase, with protein sequence MRDIGRRSFFTAAGALATASAIGSNAYATGHARDAATADEYVDVQLLNITDLHGYLQGAPGAHSRITGAGGKTYTVGGVAYMAAHLERLRDGRRNSLFFAPGDLFSGWEFDAASFADEPTIEALNAMGLDFASAGNHEFDKSATFLTTHMADGDSFPVIGRDDDFKDSTGRRFRGANFPYYSANMVWHATGKRVLAPYNIVQVDAGGGRRLPIGFIHLTAIGTESFPGSYQPGLRTLDELETANRCAAELKSRGVNAIVLSMHDGAVAGSDFSSGKNPSGPAYELALRASPDIDAIVTGHWHCAFTMMLPDPDGTPRPFVEAGCYGQLVNEINLRLDPDTGSVIRELTTSVNHPNTRDVTPDPELKSIASYWADRGSRRARSRIGTQSASFTRQRNAVGESTMGNLVADWALWAGRQPHGPMDDPADHPNIPAQLAVIAVAPRVGQAVIAGDLIRDEELDGDVTFGKAWNSVGFGDPIMTVTVTGRQIHDALEEQWAPTAGGGLGFSPLAVSANVRYTFDATGKVGRRIDPAEVFIDDAPLDLRRSYRLAAPSYTLINQDGFSAFTGFTAPVRHTRDFESFIAFVRAKKRLVPAPLGRVRARNADVPGARTGTVTQRQQLLPADPGVVPRPEVALRSARPGGAEGQRAPGGFRVPC encoded by the coding sequence GTGCGCGACATCGGACGACGGTCCTTCTTCACCGCCGCGGGGGCCCTGGCCACCGCGAGCGCCATCGGCTCCAACGCCTATGCCACCGGCCACGCCCGCGACGCGGCCACCGCCGACGAATACGTCGACGTCCAACTCCTCAACATCACCGACCTGCACGGCTATCTGCAGGGCGCCCCGGGCGCCCACTCCCGCATCACCGGTGCCGGCGGCAAGACCTACACCGTCGGCGGGGTCGCCTACATGGCCGCCCATCTGGAGCGGCTGCGCGACGGACGGCGCAACTCCCTCTTCTTCGCCCCCGGTGACCTCTTCTCCGGCTGGGAGTTCGACGCCGCCTCCTTCGCCGACGAGCCCACCATCGAGGCGCTCAACGCGATGGGCCTGGACTTCGCCTCGGCCGGCAACCACGAATTCGACAAGTCGGCGACGTTCCTGACCACGCACATGGCCGACGGGGACTCCTTCCCGGTCATCGGACGGGACGACGACTTCAAGGACTCCACCGGACGCCGCTTCCGGGGCGCGAATTTCCCGTACTACAGCGCCAACATGGTGTGGCACGCGACCGGCAAGCGGGTGCTCGCGCCGTACAACATCGTGCAGGTGGACGCCGGGGGCGGCCGCCGGCTGCCCATCGGCTTCATCCATCTGACCGCCATCGGCACCGAGTCCTTCCCCGGCTCCTACCAGCCGGGACTGCGCACCCTGGACGAGCTGGAGACCGCCAACCGGTGTGCCGCGGAGCTGAAGTCACGCGGCGTCAACGCGATCGTGCTCAGCATGCACGACGGCGCGGTCGCCGGCAGCGACTTCTCCAGCGGCAAGAACCCCTCGGGGCCGGCGTACGAACTGGCGCTGCGCGCCTCGCCGGACATCGACGCCATCGTCACCGGCCACTGGCACTGCGCCTTCACGATGATGCTCCCCGACCCCGACGGCACCCCCCGCCCGTTCGTCGAGGCCGGCTGCTACGGGCAGCTCGTCAACGAGATCAACCTGCGGCTCGACCCGGACACCGGGTCCGTGATCCGGGAGCTGACCACCTCCGTCAACCACCCCAACACCCGGGACGTGACGCCCGACCCGGAGCTGAAGTCGATCGCCTCCTACTGGGCCGACCGCGGCTCCCGGCGCGCCCGCTCCCGCATCGGCACCCAGAGCGCCTCCTTCACCCGGCAGCGCAACGCGGTGGGGGAGTCCACCATGGGCAACCTCGTCGCCGACTGGGCCCTGTGGGCCGGCCGGCAGCCGCACGGCCCGATGGACGATCCCGCCGACCACCCCAACATCCCCGCGCAGCTCGCGGTCATCGCGGTCGCACCGCGCGTCGGCCAGGCCGTGATCGCCGGCGATCTGATCCGGGACGAGGAGCTGGACGGCGACGTCACCTTCGGCAAGGCGTGGAACTCCGTCGGCTTCGGCGACCCGATCATGACCGTGACGGTCACCGGCCGGCAGATCCACGACGCGCTGGAGGAGCAGTGGGCGCCGACCGCCGGCGGCGGCCTCGGTTTCTCCCCGCTCGCCGTCTCCGCCAACGTCCGCTACACCTTCGACGCCACCGGCAAGGTCGGCCGGCGGATCGACCCCGCCGAGGTGTTCATCGACGACGCCCCCCTCGACCTGCGCCGCAGCTACCGGCTCGCCGCCCCCTCGTACACCCTCATCAACCAGGACGGCTTCAGCGCCTTCACCGGATTCACCGCACCGGTCCGGCACACCCGCGACTTCGAGAGCTTCATCGCCTTCGTCCGCGCGAAGAAGCGGCTGGTGCCGGCCCCGCTGGGCCGGGTGCGGGCCAGGAACGCCGACGTACCCGGCGCCCGTACCGGCACCGTCACCCAGCGCCAGCAGCTGCTCCCGGCCGACCCGGGCGTGGTGCCCCGGCCCGAGGTGGCGCTGCGCTCGGCGCGGCCCGGCGGCGCCGAGGGACAGCGCGCCCCCGGCGGCTTCCGGGTGCCCTGCTGA
- the argH gene encoding argininosuccinate lyase, with the protein MSSNSGDVRLWGGRFADGPAEALAQLSASVHFDWRLAPYDIAGSRAHARVLHKAGLLTEDELARMLAGLDRLEADVADGSFVGTVADEDVHSALERGLLERLGPDLGGKLRAGRSRNDQVATLFRMYLRDHARIVGGLIADLQEALVGLAEAHPDVAMPGRTHLQHAQPVLFAHHVLAHVQSLSRDAERLRQWDERTAVSPYGSGALAGSSLGLDPEAVAADLGFERGSVGNSIDGTASRDFVAEFAFITAMIGVNLSRIAEEVIIWNTKEFSFVTLHDAFSTGSSIMPQKKNPDIAELARGKSGRLIGNLTGLLATLKALPLAYNRDLQEDKEPVFDSCDQLEVLLPAFTGMMATLTVNRERMEELAPAGFSLATDIAEWLVKQGVPFRVAHEVAGECVKECEAHGIELDQLTDEQFAKISPHLTPEVRGVLNVPGALAARSGRGGTAPSAVAVQLAEVRTDLVKQQEWAAARTPR; encoded by the coding sequence GTGAGCAGCAACAGCGGTGACGTCCGGCTCTGGGGCGGTCGTTTCGCCGACGGACCGGCCGAGGCACTGGCCCAACTGTCGGCGTCCGTCCACTTCGACTGGCGGCTGGCCCCGTACGACATCGCCGGCTCCCGTGCGCACGCCCGCGTCCTGCACAAGGCGGGCCTGCTCACCGAGGACGAGCTGGCGCGGATGCTCGCCGGGCTCGACCGGCTGGAGGCCGATGTCGCGGACGGCTCGTTCGTCGGCACCGTCGCCGACGAGGACGTGCACAGCGCCCTGGAGCGCGGGCTGCTGGAGCGGCTCGGGCCGGACCTCGGCGGCAAGCTGCGGGCCGGCCGGTCGCGCAACGACCAGGTGGCGACGCTCTTCCGGATGTACCTGCGCGACCACGCCCGGATCGTCGGCGGCCTGATCGCCGACCTCCAGGAGGCGCTCGTCGGCCTCGCCGAGGCCCACCCGGACGTCGCGATGCCCGGCCGCACGCATCTCCAGCACGCCCAGCCGGTGCTCTTCGCGCACCACGTGCTGGCGCATGTGCAGTCGCTCTCCCGGGACGCCGAGCGGCTGCGGCAGTGGGACGAGCGCACCGCCGTCTCCCCGTACGGCTCGGGTGCGCTGGCCGGCTCCTCGCTCGGCCTCGACCCCGAGGCGGTCGCCGCCGACCTCGGCTTCGAGCGCGGCTCGGTCGGCAACTCCATCGACGGCACCGCCTCGCGGGACTTCGTCGCCGAATTCGCCTTCATCACGGCGATGATCGGCGTCAACCTCTCGCGGATCGCGGAGGAGGTGATCATCTGGAACACCAAGGAGTTCTCCTTCGTGACCCTGCACGACGCCTTCTCGACCGGCTCGTCGATCATGCCGCAGAAGAAGAACCCGGACATCGCGGAGCTGGCGCGCGGCAAGTCCGGCCGGCTCATCGGCAACCTCACCGGGCTGCTGGCGACGCTCAAGGCGCTGCCGCTCGCGTACAACCGTGACCTCCAGGAGGACAAGGAGCCGGTCTTCGACTCCTGCGACCAACTGGAGGTGCTGCTCCCGGCGTTCACCGGGATGATGGCCACCCTCACGGTCAACCGCGAGCGGATGGAGGAGCTGGCGCCGGCCGGCTTCTCGCTGGCCACCGACATCGCGGAGTGGCTGGTCAAGCAGGGCGTGCCGTTCCGGGTGGCGCACGAGGTCGCGGGCGAGTGCGTCAAGGAGTGCGAGGCGCACGGCATCGAGCTCGACCAGCTCACCGACGAACAGTTCGCCAAGATCTCGCCGCATCTGACGCCGGAGGTCCGCGGTGTCCTCAATGTCCCCGGCGCGCTCGCCGCGCGCAGCGGCCGGGGCGGCACGGCTCCCTCGGCGGTCGCGGTGCAGCTCGCCGAGGTGCGGACCGACCTGGTGAAGCAGCAGGAGTGGGCGGCGGCCAGGACGCCGCGGTAG
- a CDS encoding acetylornithine transaminase yields MTQAAHTRGPATNEALTRRWQGAMMDNFGTPRIPLVRGAGVTVWDADGKEYLDFLGGIAVNALGHAHPAVLRAVSDQVATLGHVSNFFVSEPTVTLAERLLALAGRPGRVYFSNSGAEANEAAFKIGRLTGRRHMVSTVGGFHGRTMGALALTGQPAKQAPFAPLPGDVDYVPYGDADALRAAVTTDTAFVILEPVQGENGVVVPPPGYLRAAREITAATGTLLVLDEIQTGIGRTGHWLESGAQGVEADVITLAKGLGGGLPIGATLAFGPAAELLTPGSHGSTFSGNPVVCAAALAVLDTIEQDGLLDNVKRVGERLRVGIDSLAHPLVGQVRGAGLLLGIVLTESLAPRVQQAAQDAGLLVNAVAPDVVRLAPPLIVSDAEAEVFLRKLPAVLDAARQGADGEQRSGD; encoded by the coding sequence CGCTGGCAGGGCGCCATGATGGACAACTTCGGCACCCCCCGGATCCCGCTCGTACGCGGTGCGGGCGTCACGGTCTGGGACGCCGACGGCAAGGAGTACCTCGACTTCCTCGGCGGCATCGCGGTCAACGCGCTGGGCCACGCCCACCCCGCGGTGCTCCGCGCGGTCTCCGACCAGGTCGCCACCCTCGGCCACGTCTCGAACTTCTTCGTCTCCGAGCCCACCGTCACCCTCGCCGAGCGGCTGCTGGCCCTCGCCGGGCGGCCCGGCAGGGTCTACTTCTCCAACTCCGGCGCGGAGGCCAACGAGGCCGCCTTCAAGATCGGCCGGCTGACCGGGCGCCGCCACATGGTGTCCACCGTGGGCGGCTTCCACGGCCGCACCATGGGGGCCCTCGCGCTGACCGGCCAGCCCGCCAAGCAGGCCCCGTTCGCCCCGCTGCCCGGCGACGTCGACTACGTCCCGTACGGGGACGCCGACGCCCTCCGGGCCGCCGTCACCACCGACACCGCCTTCGTCATCCTGGAGCCCGTCCAGGGGGAGAACGGCGTCGTCGTGCCGCCGCCCGGCTACCTCCGGGCGGCCCGTGAGATCACCGCCGCCACCGGCACCCTGCTCGTCCTCGACGAGATCCAGACCGGCATCGGCCGTACCGGACACTGGCTGGAGTCCGGGGCCCAGGGCGTCGAGGCGGACGTCATCACCCTCGCCAAGGGGCTGGGCGGCGGACTGCCGATCGGCGCGACGCTGGCCTTCGGCCCGGCCGCCGAGCTGCTCACGCCCGGCTCGCACGGCTCCACGTTCAGCGGCAACCCCGTCGTCTGCGCCGCCGCGCTCGCCGTCCTGGACACCATCGAGCAGGACGGCCTGCTCGACAACGTCAAGCGCGTCGGCGAACGGCTGCGGGTCGGAATCGACTCCCTGGCGCACCCACTGGTCGGCCAGGTCCGCGGTGCGGGCCTCCTCCTGGGTATCGTCTTGACCGAGTCGCTCGCGCCACGCGTGCAGCAGGCGGCTCAGGACGCGGGTCTCCTGGTGAACGCGGTCGCGCCGGACGTCGTCCGGCTCGCCCCGCCGCTGATCGTCTCCGACGCGGAGGCGGAGGTGTTCCTCCGGAAGCTCCCCGCCGTCCTCGACGCGGCCCGCCAAGGGGCCGACGGGGAACAACGATCCGGAGACTGA
- a CDS encoding argininosuccinate synthase, whose protein sequence is MTERVVLAYSGGLDTSVCIGWIAEKTGAEVIAVAVDVGQGGEDLDVIRKRALACGAVEAEVADAKDEFADEYCLPAIKANALYMDRYPLVSALSRPAIVKHLVAAAAKHGATTVAHGCTGKGNDQVRFEAGISSLAPDLKCIAPVRDYAMTRDKAIAFCEEKKLPIATTKKSPYSIDQNVFGRAVETGFLEDIWNAPIEDVYEYTRNPATPREADEVVITFEEGVPVALDGKPVTVLQAVQQLNERAGAQGVGRIDMVEDRLVGIKSREVYEAPGALALITAHQELENVTVERELARYKRQVEQRWGELVYDGLWFSPLKRALDGFINEANEQVSGDIRMTLHGGRAVVTGRRSDRSLYDFNLATYDTGDTFDQSLSKGFIELFGMSSKIAARRQSRA, encoded by the coding sequence GTGACCGAGCGCGTCGTACTCGCCTACTCGGGCGGACTGGACACCTCTGTCTGCATCGGCTGGATCGCCGAGAAGACGGGCGCCGAGGTCATCGCTGTCGCCGTGGACGTCGGTCAGGGCGGCGAGGACCTGGACGTCATCCGCAAGCGCGCGCTGGCCTGCGGCGCGGTCGAGGCCGAGGTCGCGGACGCCAAGGACGAATTCGCCGACGAGTACTGCCTGCCGGCGATCAAGGCCAACGCGCTGTACATGGACCGCTACCCGCTGGTCTCCGCGCTGTCCCGGCCGGCGATCGTCAAGCACCTGGTCGCCGCGGCCGCGAAGCACGGCGCCACCACCGTCGCCCACGGCTGCACCGGCAAGGGCAACGACCAGGTCCGGTTCGAGGCCGGCATCTCCTCCCTCGCCCCCGACCTCAAGTGCATCGCCCCGGTCCGTGACTACGCGATGACCCGGGACAAGGCGATCGCGTTCTGCGAGGAGAAGAAGCTCCCGATCGCGACCACCAAGAAGTCGCCGTACTCCATCGACCAGAACGTCTTCGGGCGGGCCGTGGAGACCGGCTTCCTGGAGGACATCTGGAACGCGCCGATCGAGGACGTCTACGAGTACACCCGGAACCCCGCCACGCCCCGCGAGGCCGACGAGGTCGTCATCACCTTCGAGGAAGGCGTGCCAGTCGCCCTCGACGGCAAGCCCGTCACCGTCCTGCAGGCCGTCCAGCAGCTCAACGAGCGCGCCGGTGCCCAGGGCGTCGGCCGGATCGACATGGTCGAGGACCGGCTGGTCGGCATCAAGTCCCGCGAGGTGTACGAGGCGCCCGGCGCCCTCGCGCTGATCACCGCGCACCAGGAGCTGGAGAACGTCACCGTCGAGCGCGAACTGGCCCGCTACAAGCGGCAGGTCGAGCAGCGCTGGGGCGAGCTGGTCTACGACGGCCTGTGGTTCTCGCCGCTCAAGCGGGCCCTGGACGGCTTCATCAACGAGGCCAACGAGCAGGTCAGCGGCGACATCCGGATGACCCTGCACGGCGGCCGCGCGGTGGTCACCGGCCGGCGCTCCGACCGGTCCCTGTACGACTTCAACCTGGCCACGTACGACACCGGCGACACCTTCGACCAGTCGCTCTCCAAGGGCTTCATCGAGCTCTTCGGCATGTCGAGCAAGATCGCGGCGCGGCGTCAATCGCGGGCGTAG
- a CDS encoding arginine repressor, which yields MTEPQDNGVHNGAQAVPQTRTARHRRIVDILNRLPVRSQSQLAKLLADDGLSVTQATLSRDLDELGAVKIRNTGGELIYAVPSEGGDRKPRAPLGESAKEERMRRLSGELLISAEASANLVVLRTPPGAAQFLASAIDQAELHDILGTIAGDDTLMLISRDPTGGQALADHLLRLAQKAT from the coding sequence ATGACCGAGCCGCAGGACAACGGGGTGCACAACGGGGCCCAGGCCGTACCGCAGACCCGCACCGCCCGCCACCGCCGGATCGTGGACATCCTCAACCGGCTGCCGGTCCGCTCCCAGAGCCAGCTCGCCAAGCTGCTCGCCGACGACGGCCTGTCCGTCACCCAGGCGACGCTCTCCCGCGACCTGGACGAACTGGGCGCGGTGAAGATCCGCAACACCGGGGGAGAGCTGATCTACGCGGTGCCCAGCGAGGGCGGCGACCGCAAGCCGCGGGCGCCGCTGGGGGAATCGGCCAAGGAGGAGCGCATGCGCCGCCTCTCCGGCGAACTCCTCATCTCGGCCGAGGCGTCCGCCAACCTCGTCGTCCTGCGCACCCCGCCGGGGGCCGCCCAGTTCCTGGCCTCCGCCATCGACCAGGCCGAGCTGCACGACATCCTGGGCACCATCGCCGGCGACGACACCTTGATGCTGATCAGCCGTGATCCGACCGGGGGCCAGGCGCTGGCCGACCATCTGCTGCGGCTGGCCCAGAAGGCCACCTGA
- a CDS encoding glycerophosphodiester phosphodiesterase — translation MHKRQQQPGRRTVLGAAALGAGAAVFGGAGQAAAAGREGAPRELPVPLIVGHRGASGYRPEHTFGSYQLALDMGADVIEQDLVPTKDGHLVCRHENDITATTDVSAHPEFAARKTTKTVDGVQLTGWFTEDFTLAELKTLRAKERIPGTRQHNTLYDGRWQVPTFEEVLQWAECEGRKRGRRVWLHIETKHPTYFRKLGLGLEERVAEALRAHGRHRRNSPNFLQSFEPSSIQRLGKLVDCPKVVLLGTLKDRPWDFVASGDPRTVADLVKPEGLRWIAGFAEGIGPDLTVIIPRDQDNKLGTPTSVVKDAHAAGLVLHPYTVRNENTFLPADFRKGTDPTAYGDSLGVFKAYLATGIDGLFSDNCDTALLAAAEFRKG, via the coding sequence ATGCACAAGCGGCAGCAGCAGCCGGGACGGCGGACGGTGCTGGGGGCGGCGGCCCTCGGGGCGGGAGCGGCGGTGTTCGGCGGAGCCGGCCAGGCGGCCGCCGCCGGGCGCGAGGGCGCGCCCCGGGAACTGCCGGTGCCGCTGATCGTCGGTCACCGCGGCGCCAGCGGCTACCGCCCCGAGCACACCTTCGGCTCCTACCAACTCGCCCTCGACATGGGCGCGGACGTCATCGAACAGGACCTCGTCCCCACCAAGGACGGCCACCTCGTGTGCCGCCACGAGAACGACATCACCGCCACCACCGATGTCTCCGCGCACCCGGAGTTCGCGGCCCGCAAGACCACCAAGACCGTCGACGGGGTGCAGCTGACCGGCTGGTTCACCGAGGACTTCACGCTCGCCGAGCTCAAGACGCTGCGCGCCAAGGAGCGGATACCGGGGACCCGGCAGCACAACACCCTCTACGACGGCCGGTGGCAGGTGCCGACCTTCGAGGAGGTCCTGCAGTGGGCCGAGTGCGAGGGCCGCAAGCGGGGCCGCCGGGTCTGGCTGCACATCGAGACCAAGCACCCCACCTACTTCCGCAAGCTGGGCCTCGGCCTGGAGGAGCGGGTCGCCGAGGCGCTGCGCGCGCACGGCCGGCACCGCAGGAACTCCCCGAACTTCCTCCAGTCGTTCGAGCCCAGCAGCATCCAGCGGCTGGGCAAGCTCGTCGACTGCCCCAAGGTCGTACTGCTGGGCACCCTCAAGGACCGCCCCTGGGACTTCGTGGCGTCCGGTGACCCGCGCACCGTCGCCGACCTGGTGAAGCCCGAGGGCCTGCGCTGGATCGCCGGCTTCGCCGAGGGCATCGGGCCGGACCTGACGGTGATCATCCCGCGGGACCAGGACAACAAGCTGGGCACGCCCACCTCCGTCGTCAAGGACGCGCACGCCGCCGGGCTGGTGCTGCACCCCTACACCGTCCGCAACGAGAACACCTTCCTGCCCGCCGACTTCCGCAAGGGCACCGACCCCACCGCCTACGGCGACTCCCTCGGCGTCTTCAAGGCGTACCTCGCCACCGGCATCGACGGCCTGTTCTCCGACAACTGCGACACCGCGCTGCTGGCCGCCGCGGAGTTCCGCAAGGGCTGA
- a CDS encoding MFS transporter, which yields MTETIASGRAGSAHVDDQPRPGRWLALAVLVLAVLLVGVDATVLGLATPFLSEDLRPSGAQLLWIGDIYSFVIAGLLVSMGSLGDRIGRKKLLLLGAVGFGAMSVLAAYATSPEMMIAARALQGVAGATLMPATLALIRNLFHDPRERSLAIGIWGAMASAGMAVGPVLGGFLLGHFWWGSVFLINLPVMALLVAVGAKVIPESRNPDPGPWDLPSVALVLVGIVGVVYAVKEAAVEGYRWDIAAVGAVGVLALVAFVRRQRTLASPLLNMKLFHHRGFSGAVLADLLTILGLSGLVFFLSQFLQMVQQRSPLNAGLVELPAAVGAVGAGLAAGWVARRLSVRIVVAGGLAVVGLALVGCTTLHGDTGTAALCVILFVVGVGAGFSFTVTADVILSSVPKEEAGAASAVSETAYELGAALGIALLGSIVTSLYRGFATPAGVPESAAHAARESLGGAVEASGQLPADQAAALLKTAQDSFVGGVDVAAGVGAVVLLSASVAAWFLLRGQELANSPATATAPAELTADGAPRA from the coding sequence ATGACCGAGACCATAGCGTCTGGACGGGCCGGTTCGGCCCACGTGGACGACCAGCCCCGCCCCGGCCGCTGGCTCGCCCTCGCCGTGCTGGTGCTGGCCGTACTGCTGGTCGGCGTCGACGCCACGGTCCTCGGCCTCGCCACGCCCTTCCTCAGCGAGGACCTGCGCCCGTCCGGGGCGCAGCTGCTGTGGATCGGTGACATCTACTCCTTCGTCATCGCCGGTCTGCTGGTGTCCATGGGCAGCCTCGGCGACCGCATCGGCCGCAAGAAACTGCTGCTGCTGGGCGCCGTCGGCTTCGGCGCGATGTCGGTGCTCGCCGCGTACGCCACCAGCCCGGAGATGATGATCGCCGCCCGGGCGCTGCAGGGCGTGGCCGGTGCGACGCTGATGCCGGCCACCCTCGCGCTGATCCGCAACCTCTTCCACGACCCCCGCGAACGCAGCCTGGCCATCGGCATCTGGGGCGCGATGGCCTCGGCCGGCATGGCCGTCGGGCCGGTCCTCGGCGGCTTCCTCCTGGGCCACTTCTGGTGGGGATCGGTCTTCCTGATCAACCTGCCGGTGATGGCGCTGCTGGTCGCCGTCGGCGCCAAGGTGATCCCGGAGTCCCGCAACCCGGACCCCGGCCCCTGGGACCTCCCCAGCGTCGCGCTGGTGCTGGTCGGCATCGTCGGCGTCGTCTACGCCGTCAAGGAAGCGGCGGTGGAGGGATACCGCTGGGACATCGCGGCCGTCGGCGCCGTCGGCGTGCTCGCGCTGGTGGCCTTCGTCCGCCGCCAGCGCACCCTCGCCTCGCCGCTGCTGAACATGAAGCTCTTTCACCACCGCGGGTTCTCCGGCGCGGTGCTGGCCGATCTGCTGACCATCCTCGGCCTGTCCGGGCTGGTCTTCTTCCTCTCCCAGTTCCTCCAGATGGTGCAGCAGCGCTCCCCGCTCAACGCCGGGCTGGTCGAACTCCCCGCCGCCGTCGGCGCGGTGGGCGCGGGCCTCGCCGCCGGCTGGGTCGCCCGGCGGCTGTCCGTACGGATCGTGGTGGCCGGCGGCCTCGCCGTCGTCGGACTCGCGCTCGTCGGCTGCACCACCCTGCACGGCGACACCGGCACCGCCGCGCTGTGCGTCATCCTCTTCGTCGTCGGCGTCGGTGCGGGCTTCTCGTTCACCGTCACCGCCGACGTGATCCTCTCCAGCGTGCCCAAGGAGGAGGCGGGCGCCGCCTCCGCGGTCTCCGAGACCGCCTACGAGCTGGGTGCCGCCCTCGGCATCGCGCTGCTCGGCTCCATCGTCACCAGCCTCTACCGCGGCTTCGCCACCCCGGCCGGGGTGCCCGAGTCGGCCGCGCACGCCGCCCGCGAATCGCTCGGCGGCGCCGTCGAGGCGTCCGGCCAACTCCCCGCCGACCAGGCCGCGGCGCTGCTGAAGACCGCGCAGGACTCCTTCGTGGGCGGCGTCGACGTCGCCGCCGGGGTGGGCGCCGTGGTGCTGCTGTCCGCGTCGGTGGCCGCGTGGTTCCTGCTGCGCGGCCAGGAGCTCGCGAACAGCCCGGCCACCGCCACCGCGCCCGCGGAGCTCACCGCCGACGGCGCTCCCAGGGCCTGA
- a CDS encoding TetR/AcrR family transcriptional regulator: MAVDRERVLKEAAALLTRRATTSMDEIARAAGISRATLHRHFAGRDALIRALEEHGIAQFARAMDAARLDEGDAAGALRRLIEAAEPVAAVLAFLFTENQLFEGDEVNAGWARLDARITALFRRGQAEGDFRIDLSAAWLTEALYGLMGAGAWAVHEGRVARNDLNHSIAELLLGGIRRSMEK, from the coding sequence ATGGCTGTGGATCGTGAACGGGTACTGAAGGAAGCGGCAGCGCTGCTCACCCGCCGGGCGACGACGTCGATGGACGAGATCGCCCGCGCCGCGGGCATCAGCCGCGCCACGCTGCACCGGCACTTCGCCGGACGGGACGCCCTCATCAGGGCGCTGGAGGAGCACGGGATCGCGCAGTTCGCCCGGGCGATGGACGCCGCACGGCTCGACGAGGGCGACGCGGCCGGTGCGCTGCGCCGGCTCATCGAGGCGGCCGAACCGGTCGCCGCCGTCCTGGCCTTCCTCTTCACCGAGAACCAGCTCTTCGAGGGCGACGAGGTCAACGCCGGCTGGGCACGCCTCGACGCCCGCATCACCGCGCTGTTCCGACGCGGTCAGGCGGAGGGCGACTTCCGCATCGACCTGAGCGCCGCCTGGCTCACCGAGGCGCTCTACGGCCTGATGGGTGCCGGCGCCTGGGCCGTGCACGAAGGGCGGGTCGCCCGCAACGACCTCAACCACTCGATCGCCGAGCTGCTGCTGGGCGGCATCCGACGGAGCATGGAGAAATGA
- a CDS encoding lysophospholipid acyltransferase family protein, with translation MSRIVLKAILGFVMRVLYRPKVEGMERIPATGPVILAGNHVTFIDSLFLSLVVKRPVYFIGKDEYVTGRGVKGRLMAWFFTSAGMIPVDRDGGHGGVAALMTGRRILEQGKAFGIYPEGTRSPDGRLYRGRTGIARLALMTGAPVVPFAMVGTDKVQPGGKGRPRIAPVTVRFGEALDFSRYDGMDRDRYVLRAVTDEVMSDVMELSGQEYVDIYATKARAAA, from the coding sequence TTGTCCCGCATTGTGCTGAAGGCGATTCTCGGATTCGTCATGCGTGTCCTGTACCGCCCGAAGGTCGAGGGCATGGAGCGCATTCCGGCGACCGGGCCGGTCATCCTGGCCGGCAACCACGTCACCTTCATCGACTCGCTGTTCCTGAGCCTGGTGGTCAAGCGCCCGGTGTACTTCATCGGCAAGGACGAGTACGTCACCGGCAGGGGCGTCAAGGGCCGCCTGATGGCCTGGTTCTTCACCAGCGCCGGCATGATCCCGGTCGACCGCGACGGCGGGCACGGCGGGGTGGCGGCGCTGATGACCGGCCGCCGGATCCTGGAGCAGGGCAAGGCGTTCGGCATCTACCCCGAGGGCACCCGCTCCCCCGACGGCCGCCTCTACCGCGGCCGTACCGGCATCGCCCGGCTCGCCCTGATGACCGGCGCGCCCGTCGTCCCGTTCGCCATGGTCGGTACGGACAAGGTGCAGCCCGGCGGCAAGGGCCGGCCGCGGATCGCGCCGGTCACCGTCCGCTTCGGCGAGGCGCTGGACTTCTCCCGGTACGACGGCATGGACCGCGACCGCTACGTCCTGCGGGCCGTCACCGACGAGGTGATGAGCGACGTCATGGAGCTGTCCGGCCAGGAGTACGTCGACATCTACGCCACCAAGGCCCGGGCCGCCGCCTGA
- a CDS encoding DUF488 domain-containing protein: protein MSTGDGIRVRRVYEQSEPADGARVLVDRLWPRGLSKADAQLTEWCKDVAPSSELRRWYHHQEERFEAFAERYREELAGESAQQALERLREHAADGPLTLLTAVKEVPLSHAEVLAEVLREER, encoded by the coding sequence ATGTCCACTGGTGACGGTATCCGGGTGCGTCGGGTGTACGAGCAGTCGGAGCCGGCGGACGGGGCGCGGGTGCTGGTGGACCGGCTGTGGCCGCGCGGGCTGTCCAAGGCGGACGCGCAGCTGACCGAGTGGTGCAAGGACGTGGCCCCGTCCTCCGAGCTGCGGCGCTGGTACCACCACCAGGAGGAGCGGTTCGAGGCGTTCGCGGAGCGCTATCGCGAGGAGCTGGCGGGAGAGTCCGCGCAGCAGGCGCTGGAACGCCTGCGGGAGCACGCGGCGGACGGGCCGCTGACGCTGCTGACCGCGGTCAAGGAGGTGCCGCTGAGTCATGCCGAGGTGCTCGCGGAAGTGCTCCGGGAGGAGCGGTGA